A genomic stretch from Caloenas nicobarica isolate bCalNic1 chromosome 3, bCalNic1.hap1, whole genome shotgun sequence includes:
- the PNPT1 gene encoding polyribonucleotide nucleotidyltransferase 1, mitochondrial: MAAAVSCGGAALGGWAVGGRLAVGGGAAARWLRLPGGRVLRLVPARGAAAKPGPSRAVTVEVGGRKMELSSGKLAKFADGSAVVQLGDTAVMVTAVSKTKPSASQFMPLVVDYRQKAAAAGRIPTNYLRRELGATDKEILTSRVIDRSIRPLFPAGYFYDTQILCNLLAVDGVNDPDVLAINGASAALALSDIPWNGPIGAVRVGLVDGETVINPTRKQMSSSALNLVVAGAPQSQVVMLEATAENILQQDFCHAIKVGVKHTQQIIQGIQQLMKEQGVVKRTVQKLFVAPEEIVECAKKLAFNKIYVVFTDSSHDKISRDEAINKIRLETEEQLKEKFPEAEPYEIMESFNVVSKEIFRNLVLNEYRRCDGRDLTSLRDIKCEVDMFKMLHGSALFQRGQTQVLCTVTFDSMESSVKSDLISTAVSGIKDKNFMLHYEFPPYATNEIGKVTGMNRRELGHGALAERALKPIIPQDFPFTIRVTSEVLESNGSSSMASACGGSLALMDAGVPVSSAVAGVAIGLVTKCDLEKGDIEDYRLLTDILGIEDYYGDMDFKMAGTNKGITALQVDLKLPGIPIKIVMEAIQQATAAKREILQIMNQTLAKPRPNRKESGPVVETIHVPLSKRLRFVGPGAYNLKKLQAQTGVTVSQLDEETYSVFAPTPGAMHEAREFIGEICKDDQEVNLEFGAVYTATITEIRDSGVMVKLYPNMTPVLLHNSQLDQRKIKHPSALGLEVGQEIQVKYFGRDPTDGRMRLSRKILQSPATTVLKTLTDKNSIVVGGTVSQSSSSSQ, translated from the exons ATGGCGGCCGCCGTGAGCTGTGGTGGCGCCGCGCTGGGCGGTTGGGCCGTTGGCGGCCGTTTGGCTGttggcggcggggccgcggcgcgaTGGCTGCGGCTGCCGGGCGGGCGTGTCCTGCGGCTGGTGCCCGCCCGCGGAGCTGCGGCCAAGCCCGGGCCCTCCCGGGCGGTGACGGTGGAGGTGGGGGGCAG AAAGATGGAACTGTCTTCTGGAAAACTTGCTAAGTTTGCTGATGGATCTGCTGTTGttcag CTAGGTGACACGGCGGTCATGGTCACAGCAGTCAGTAAAACTAAGCCTTCTGCATCTCAGTTTATGCCATTAGTG gttgaTTATCGtcagaaagctgctgcagcaggaagaaTTCCTACAAACTATCTAAGAAGAGAACTTGGTGCTACTGATAAAGAAATTCTTACAAGCAGAGTAATAG ATCGGTCAATCAGACCACTCTTTCCAGCAGGCTACTTTTATGATACACAG ATCCTTTGTAATCTTTTAGCAGTAGATGGTGTCAATGATCCTGATGTCCTGGCAATTAATGGAG CTTCTGCAGCACTTGCATTATCTGATATCCCATGGAATGGTCCTATTg GTGCAGTAAGGGTAGGATTGGTTGATGGAGAAACTGTTATCAATCCCACTCGAAAACAGATGTCTTCTAGTGCTTTAAATTTGGTTGTTGCTGGAGCTCCACAAAGTCAAGTTG TTATGTTGGAAGCAACTGCTGAGAACATACTGCAACAAGACTTCTGTCATGCCATCAAAGTAGGGGTGAAGCACACCCAGCAAATCATCCAGGGAATTCAACAATTAATGAAAGAACAGGGTGTTGTCAAGAGAACTGTCCAGAAGTTATTTGTTGCTCCTGAAGAGATTGTGGAATGTGCAAAGAA ACTTGCTTTTAACAAGATCTATGTGGTCTTCACAGATTCTAGCCATGATAAA ATTTCTAGAGATGAAGCCATTAACAAAATAAGGCTTGAAACAGAAGAACAGCTGAAAG AAAAATTTCCAGAGGCTGAGCCTTATGAAATCATGGAATCTTTCAATGTGGtttcaaaagagatttttagaaATCTTGTTCTGAATGAATATAGAAG GTGTGATGGGAGAGATTTGACTTCCCTCAGAGATATCAAATGTGAAGTGGACATGTTTAAAATGCTCCATGGATCAGCCTTATTTCAGAGAGGTCAAACACAG gtTCTCTGTACGGTTACATTTGACTCTATGGAATCAAGTGTAAAATCGGATCTTATCTCAACAGCAGTGAG tggaataaaagacaaaaacttCATGCTGCATTATGAG TTTCCTCCTTATGCAACTAATGAGATTGGCAAAGTTACCGGTATGAACAGAAGAGAGCTTGGACATG gtgCACTGgcagaaagagctttgaaacCAATTATTCCCCAGGATTTCCCCTTCACAATACGAGTTACTTCTGAAGTCTTAGAGTCAAATG GGTCTTCTTCAATGGCTTCTGCATGTGGTGGAAGTTTGGCATTAATGGATGCAG GAGTTCCAGTATCAAGTGCAGTGGCAGGTGTAGCAATAGGGCTTGTTACCAAATGTGATCTGGAAAAAGGAGATATTGAGGACTATCGTTTGCTGACAGACATCCTG GGAATTGAAGATTACTATGGTGATATGGATTTCAAGATGGCAGGTACTAATAAAGGAATCACTGCCTTGCAG GTTGATCTAAAACTGCCAGGAATACCAATAAAAATTGTAATGGAAGCTATTCAGCAAGCCACAG CTGCAAAGAGGGAGATTTTACAAATTATGAACCAAACACTGGCAAAACCCAGGcctaacagaaaagaaagtggaCCAGTTGTAG AAACTATCCACGTTCCATTATCAAAAAGGTTAAGATTTGTTGGTCCTGGGgcctataatttaaaaaaacttcaaGCACAGACTG GTGTAACTGTAAGTCAGCTGGATGAAGAGACATATTCCGTGTTTGCCCCCACGCCTGGTGCTATGCATGAAGCAAGAGAATTTATTGGTGAAATCTGCAAAGATGAT CAGGAAGTTAATTTGGAATTTGGTGCAGTTTATACAGCCACGATAACTGAAATAAG aGATTCTGGAGTGATGGTAAAATTGTATCCAAACATGACACCGGTGTTACTTCATAATTCACAGCTTGATCAAAGGAAG ATTAAACATCCTAGTGCCTTGGGATTAGAAGTTGGACAAGAAATTCAG GTTAAATACTTTGGACGTGATCCGACGGATGGTAGAATGAGGCTTTCACGTAAAATTCTCCAGTCACCAGCCACGACTGTGCTTAAAACTCTGACTGACAAAAACAGTATTGTCGTGGGAGGGACCGTTTCACAGTCGTCCTCTTCATCCCAGTGA